Proteins encoded together in one Kitasatospora albolonga window:
- a CDS encoding helix-turn-helix transcriptional regulator — protein MGENEMAVFGVSDAEEEVYRHFLRNPSTAADELHLLLHTDPGQARARIDRLRELGLLRVEDDGRRIAPEDPETALSRLIDLRLHALHQELQRVTRSRHVIDGLRAEQGARTPPPQGIEQLEGLAQIRNRIDDLAFFARDEILAVEPYTRLSPENIARSRPLDLRCLRRGVKLRNVVSAAALQDPPTAAYLRELSEHGASIRVTADTSERLLVYDRRAALVPLDPQDTSRGALLAHRSGLVSNIIALFERIWDQAHELPAADGGSGAAPGGLSPMERRVLVAMCTVGKDEAGARELGVSVRTYRRHVAELMQTLGAASRAQAALLARERGWI, from the coding sequence GTGGGCGAGAACGAGATGGCGGTCTTCGGAGTCTCCGACGCCGAGGAGGAGGTCTACCGCCACTTCCTGCGCAACCCCTCCACCGCCGCCGACGAGCTCCACCTCCTCCTGCACACCGATCCCGGCCAGGCCCGCGCCCGGATCGACCGGCTGCGGGAGCTGGGGCTGCTGCGCGTGGAGGACGACGGCCGCCGGATCGCCCCCGAGGACCCCGAGACCGCGCTCTCCCGTCTGATCGACCTGCGGCTCCACGCACTCCACCAGGAGCTCCAGCGCGTCACCCGGTCGCGGCACGTCATTGATGGTCTACGCGCGGAGCAGGGCGCCCGGACGCCGCCCCCGCAGGGCATCGAGCAGCTGGAGGGGCTGGCCCAGATCCGCAACCGGATCGACGACCTCGCCTTCTTCGCCCGGGACGAGATCCTCGCCGTGGAGCCGTACACCCGGCTCTCCCCGGAGAACATCGCCCGGTCCCGGCCGCTGGACCTGCGCTGTCTGAGACGGGGCGTCAAGCTCCGCAACGTCGTCTCCGCCGCTGCCCTCCAGGACCCGCCCACCGCCGCCTATCTGCGGGAGCTGTCCGAGCACGGGGCGTCGATCCGGGTCACCGCCGACACCTCCGAACGGCTCCTCGTCTACGACCGCAGGGCCGCCCTCGTCCCGCTGGACCCCCAGGACACCTCCCGGGGCGCGCTGCTCGCCCACCGCAGCGGGCTCGTCTCCAACATCATCGCTCTCTTCGAACGGATCTGGGACCAGGCCCACGAGCTGCCCGCGGCCGACGGCGGGAGCGGAGCGGCCCCCGGCGGGCTCTCCCCCATGGAGCGGCGGGTCCTGGTGGCGATGTGCACGGTCGGCAAGGACGAGGCCGGGGCCCGGGAGCTGGGTGTGTCCGTACGGACCTACCGGCGCCATGTCGCCGAGCTGATGCAGACCCTGGGCGCCGCCAGCCGCGCCCAGGCCGCGCTGCTCGCCCGCGAGCGGGGCTGGATCTGA